The sequence below is a genomic window from Paenibacillus sp. DCT19.
CATGAACATTGGAACGAAGAATGCTAGACATACCAGCCAGTTACATAGAATTCCTCGGAAAAACAGTTGCATCGTAGGAGCTTCCATTTTATGTTCAACCACACTAAGCAGGAAGCCATTAACTTGAGCTGAATCAAACAAACCGGTGAGATAGATTAATAGGGCAAATACTGCAGCACCCATGAGGTTCCCGCTGTAGCTTGCAATCCATAGCTTCACCACTTCAAGCCAGCGCAGCTTCTTGCGTAGTGCAGCATACGTATAATAGAACGTATTGCCTGTAAACAGGTCACCGCCACCGTAGGCAATCAGGATGATGGCTGCTCCAAACGTTATTGCCGCCATGGGGTATGTAAACGGGGATTGTTCCATATAGAAGAAGTTCCCTGTCTTAAATGCAACGATTACCCCAAACCCGATGAACATACTCGCCAGCATCGAGCGTGCGATATAGCGCATTACGCTTTGTTTGAAAATCTTGTGTTTCTTCAAGGCTAAACTCTCAACATTCCGCAAACCTTCCGTTTCCATAATCATCCTCCAGTGACTAAGTTGTGTGAATTCATAAACTTACCAATCTCGCCAAGTTCTTTCCATTATAACGAATTTTTAGTTAGAGGCACGTTATTTCAAAAAAAGAATATTTTCTATAACTGAATCTATGTCAGACCCATTATTAATAAAAAAAGAAAATCCTGCATTCATCTTCAATGTTAAATGAAACTTCAGAGAATCCCGTTGGAGAAGCTCCTTTAAATTGGAACTACTGTTAGCATTTCTGTTCAGAATTTGTTCAGAACATCCTGATAAGCTATGTGCCGAAAACGAGTTTCTTTGGGAGGAAACGTACATGAATCAGGATTGGAAAAAAGTGTTGCTGACTTCGGTTATAGTGGGCATGCTGTCGAGTACTCAACTCGCTAATGCAGCAGATCTAGCAGGGGGAGCACAGGGTCAGACAACATCGGTTTTTACCGATCAAACGGAGATTCGTTCCACTTCTCTGCAAGCGGTGCAGGAAGCGGTTAATCAAGGGTTAATTTCAGGCTACCCGGATGGGTCATTTCATCCACGCCAGCATTTGACTCGCAGAGAGATGGCTGTATTGTTAGCCAAAGCATCACAGTTAACCATTCAAGAAACATTGAATACTGGGGTCAAAAATTCAGATTGGGCTACGCCTTATATTGAAGCCATCCAAAAAGCAGGATGGATGACTGGAGATAAATCCGGGAACTTCCGTGCCAATGATCCGATTCGTAGGGAAGAGCTTGCATCGATTTTGGTAAGAGTCACAGGAACACAAGGTGCCAAAGGCGGCCAAGAACAGACGCTTTCGGACGAAGCTACAGTGAGTGGTTGGGCCAAAGAACAGGTACATACAGCATTGAAGCTGGGTTTGTTGGATTCAAGTGAAGGCAAGTTCGAATCCAAAGCCTATGTGGAACGGCAAGATATTGCCAAAGTTTTGGTAGACGTATTCCAGACGGGAGAGCGGACAGCCTCGTTAACGAAATTAGACGGCGATGTTGCCTACGTTGATGGACGTCCTTTCGTCATTAGCAAGGAATTGCAAAGCATTTTGAATGAGAAAAACCAAGCAGCACTACAGAACGCTGTTATCACGTATGACGCACGCACACGTAATTTATCTTCTGTGTCAGAAATTCAGGTTACCCAGACAGGTACGGCTAAAGATTCCGTCACTTTGGATCTGAAAGGAACCTCCTATCATGGGACTGTCTCCGTGTCAGCAGATCACGTTGTTTTGAAAGCCGATACATTGTCCCGGGTTATTTTGAAACCAGGTGTAGCCTCAATCACGATTGATGGCGATATCAACTCTGTAACGGTAGATACAATGGACAAGGTGACTGTTCTCGGAACTGGCACGTGGAAAGAAATTGTGCTGAAAGATGTGAAGTCTCTTATTCAACTGCCTACGAGTGTAAAAACAGACAAAGTGACGCTTCCACAAGGCGGAGTAGCCTCACAGATCATTCGCAATACGCCTTCTGCGAGTGCACCATCCAGTAATCAGGGTACAAGCACTGCGAGTGCAGGTTCATCTGGTGGATCGTCATCGCCATCACCAGTACCACAGCCGCAACCACAACCGGAACCGCAGCCAGAACCACAACCGGAACCACAACCAGAGCCGCCTGTTGTTGTACCTCCGACTCCGGAAAATCAAGCGCCTGTTGTCAAAGCCACTATTATGAATAGAACGGTGATTGTGGGAAGTCTTGTCCAACAAATTGATCTTACAACTGTATTTTCCGATCCGGATGAGGATGAATTGAGTTATGAGATTAAGGAGATCAATCAGGGCATCGCTAGTGCAAGTATCCAGGGCTCAACATTAGGAATTTCACCTATATCAGTGGGGACTACAGCGGTTAAGGTAGAAGCTACGGATGGCAAAGGAGGTAGTGTAACGGCATCTTTTAATTACGTGGTTATGCCAGTTCTCTTACCACCAGTACCGCCGATCCCACCAATCACCATTCCGCCAATTATTATTCCACCGATCAATATACCATTGCCTCCTTATGTGTTAAAAACACTGGACACAGTGAATGTTGATATGGGCACAGTGAGTAAACCGGTTCAATTGACAGGTGTGTTTGGTGATATAAACGGAGACTCCCTCACGTATACGGCAGTTTCTTCTGACCCGTCAGTAGTAGAGACAAGTGTGCAAGCCGATACGTTGACGTTAAATTTCAAGGATAAAGCTGGTTCAGCGACGATTACAGTGAAAGCTACCGACCCTACTCTTCTAAGCACGCAGACTACATTTACGGTTAATGTGGCAGATCCGGATGCGGGTAAGGGGCTGTTTATTTCAGAGGTTGTATGGGGAGATGAGGAAACTCAAGCAATTGAACTATACAATCCGACTTCGAAAGAAATTGACCTATCCAGTTATTCTATTAAACGTAGTGATGGTGGAGATCCAATTGAATTTGCAAGTGGGACGACGATTCAACCTTATAACACATTGGTTATTGCAGATAACTCTACAGGTTTCCCGATAGACGAAGACGATCAATACTATATCTCTTTTAACGTGGATCAGTTGAACCCTCAAGAGTTTATCTTACAACTCTATCAAAATGGTCAGGATAACCCTCTGGATACTGCCATGATGAAGCCAGCTCAATCGATTACGAGAACAACCGGCATTGTGCATGGAGATACATCCTATGATGCAACCCAATGGATTGAACAAGGTGCTAACCACTATGACGGTCTAGGCAACTATACATCCATCAATCCTACGCCATAATATGGAATGATTACATTTTGAAGGAGCACCTCTATGTCCAAAATAAGCAGAACTGTACAGCTCACCTTAATCGCATTACTACTTTCCAATGCTGTACCCGTATCTGCACAATATGATAAGTTAGGGGCGCAGGCTATGTCTGCGTCTGGCGTATCATCGGTTGCGCAAGATTCCAACAACACGAAGTTGAACGATGCAATGAGTAGGGCAGTATCAATGGGAATCGTTAAAGGTGACCCTAACGGAGATGTTCGGGCGAACGATCGGATTACTCGCCAAGAATTGGCGGTTATATTGGCTCAATCGCTTGGGTTAACGGTAAATAAACAAGCATCAGCTCCTTTTGCCGATGTCCCATCTAATAGCTGGTCAGCACCGTACATTCAAGCGGTTAAGCAGGCTGGACTGTTACAGGGGGATGCTCAAGGGAGTTACCGCCCTCATGCACCGATTACAGGGCAGGAACTTGTGACGGTTTTGGTAAGAGCATCTTCCTTTGCCAAACAAGAAGCTCAGAAAGGTTCTCTTTCCTCGGATTGGAAAGGGGCAAGTTCATGGGCGACTCCGTAT
It includes:
- a CDS encoding formate/nitrite transporter family protein, with product METEGLRNVESLALKKHKIFKQSVMRYIARSMLASMFIGFGVIVAFKTGNFFYMEQSPFTYPMAAITFGAAIILIAYGGGDLFTGNTFYYTYAALRKKLRWLEVVKLWIASYSGNLMGAAVFALLIYLTGLFDSAQVNGFLLSVVEHKMEAPTMQLFFRGILCNWLVCLAFFVPMFMKENGAKMFAMMLFVFCFFISGYEHSIANMCTFAIALVLNHPGTISFGGVLHNLVPVTLGNLVGGVFLMGFMYYTVNKPFLDEETH
- a CDS encoding S-layer homology domain-containing protein, with product MNQDWKKVLLTSVIVGMLSSTQLANAADLAGGAQGQTTSVFTDQTEIRSTSLQAVQEAVNQGLISGYPDGSFHPRQHLTRREMAVLLAKASQLTIQETLNTGVKNSDWATPYIEAIQKAGWMTGDKSGNFRANDPIRREELASILVRVTGTQGAKGGQEQTLSDEATVSGWAKEQVHTALKLGLLDSSEGKFESKAYVERQDIAKVLVDVFQTGERTASLTKLDGDVAYVDGRPFVISKELQSILNEKNQAALQNAVITYDARTRNLSSVSEIQVTQTGTAKDSVTLDLKGTSYHGTVSVSADHVVLKADTLSRVILKPGVASITIDGDINSVTVDTMDKVTVLGTGTWKEIVLKDVKSLIQLPTSVKTDKVTLPQGGVASQIIRNTPSASAPSSNQGTSTASAGSSGGSSSPSPVPQPQPQPEPQPEPQPEPQPEPPVVVPPTPENQAPVVKATIMNRTVIVGSLVQQIDLTTVFSDPDEDELSYEIKEINQGIASASIQGSTLGISPISVGTTAVKVEATDGKGGSVTASFNYVVMPVLLPPVPPIPPITIPPIIIPPINIPLPPYVLKTLDTVNVDMGTVSKPVQLTGVFGDINGDSLTYTAVSSDPSVVETSVQADTLTLNFKDKAGSATITVKATDPTLLSTQTTFTVNVADPDAGKGLFISEVVWGDEETQAIELYNPTSKEIDLSSYSIKRSDGGDPIEFASGTTIQPYNTLVIADNSTGFPIDEDDQYYISFNVDQLNPQEFILQLYQNGQDNPLDTAMMKPAQSITRTTGIVHGDTSYDATQWIEQGANHYDGLGNYTSINPTP